The Sphingosinithalassobacter sp. CS137 genome includes a region encoding these proteins:
- a CDS encoding TonB-dependent receptor, with product MKRVELLAATALSVLVTSPAFAQDATTTEAAPVIQEYQGANDIVVTATRRNETVQDVPVAITAVGGELLENAGVEDIRGLEQLAPSLQATTGQSAATGTSLSIRGIGTGGDNPGFEPAVGVFIDGVFRSRAGVALAELPELERVEVLRGPQGTLFGRNTSAGALSIFTAQPEYEFGGYIEGSYGNYDAWQVEGAVTGPVTEAIALRFDGGYRQRDGYIEDANTDRRINNIDRWNVRGQALLDTGTMTFRLIADYAETDEVCCGAVNVVAGRTVPAINAVAAAQGLVGIYTGPPSDRIQAISPNRDYSERVRDWGVSGEFNVDIGDVSLTSITAYRDWRALRDQDIDFSGIDRAYRDDYRVDLTDFTQEVRLQGSAFGGVLDWLVGGFYLNETLELRDTVRVGNDANAYVDTLFAGILGAPPSAGGIGIPAQFYGSYAVPSFPQVVAALRGLAPLPAGSIPLFGQVLYAGSPALQAAAPPGSPLFNYLNTPLAGFTAGQGNNNDDFRVKTDAIALFTHNIINVTDQLSLTLGARWNHESKKLDASINNNTATCGFFYSQDPRAVAYRQAIQAANPELFANFFLLSCNPALNTEFNGDYSHDREENEITGTVKLAYEFSPRVLAYASYDRGYKSGGYNLDQAAFDTVLLGGDGPQGSDLEFGAETVDSYEIGIKTSFSNSFTLNVAGFYAKYNDLQSLVFSGSNFVVQNIDSSTSKGIEAEAIIQPIQELVVRFGYTYLDAQYDSSNDFTGTPLAGLEGRQIQNQPQNVVNAALSWTPPITNRLNGLFHVDMRYQSAVEIAGRDPINPDRGLVRNEGYPLVSARIGLQTDDGKIRGEFYVENLTNEYYHITGFAVPEQTGTYAGYPGTPRFYGVRARFGF from the coding sequence ATGAAGAGAGTCGAACTGCTCGCCGCGACCGCGCTGTCGGTGCTGGTCACCTCGCCTGCCTTCGCGCAGGACGCAACCACGACTGAAGCCGCTCCTGTGATCCAGGAGTATCAGGGCGCCAACGACATCGTCGTGACCGCGACGCGCCGCAACGAGACGGTGCAGGACGTTCCGGTGGCGATCACCGCCGTCGGCGGCGAACTGCTGGAAAATGCGGGCGTCGAGGACATCCGCGGTCTCGAGCAGCTTGCCCCCAGCCTTCAGGCGACCACGGGCCAGTCGGCCGCGACCGGCACCTCGCTTTCGATTCGCGGGATCGGCACCGGCGGCGACAATCCGGGCTTCGAGCCGGCGGTCGGCGTGTTCATCGACGGCGTGTTCCGCTCGCGCGCGGGCGTGGCGCTCGCCGAGCTTCCCGAGCTGGAGCGAGTCGAGGTGCTGCGCGGTCCGCAGGGAACGCTGTTCGGCCGCAACACCTCGGCAGGTGCGCTCAGCATCTTCACTGCTCAGCCGGAATATGAGTTCGGCGGCTATATCGAAGGCAGCTACGGCAATTACGATGCTTGGCAAGTCGAAGGCGCAGTCACCGGTCCGGTGACGGAGGCGATCGCGCTCCGCTTCGACGGCGGCTATCGCCAGCGTGACGGCTATATCGAGGACGCGAACACCGATCGTCGCATCAACAATATCGATCGCTGGAATGTCCGCGGACAGGCGCTGCTCGATACGGGTACGATGACTTTCCGGCTGATCGCCGATTATGCCGAGACCGACGAAGTCTGCTGCGGCGCCGTGAACGTGGTGGCCGGACGGACGGTGCCGGCGATCAATGCGGTTGCGGCGGCGCAGGGGCTGGTCGGTATCTATACCGGCCCGCCGTCGGACCGCATCCAGGCGATTTCGCCGAACCGCGACTATTCGGAGCGGGTGCGCGACTGGGGCGTGTCGGGCGAGTTCAACGTCGATATCGGCGACGTCTCGCTGACCTCGATCACTGCCTATCGCGACTGGCGCGCGCTGCGTGACCAAGACATCGATTTCTCGGGCATCGACCGCGCCTATCGTGACGACTACCGCGTCGATCTGACCGACTTCACTCAGGAAGTGCGGCTGCAGGGCTCCGCGTTCGGCGGCGTGCTCGACTGGCTGGTCGGCGGCTTTTATCTCAACGAGACGCTCGAACTGCGCGACACGGTGCGCGTCGGAAACGATGCCAATGCCTATGTCGATACGCTGTTCGCAGGCATTCTGGGCGCACCGCCGTCGGCCGGCGGCATCGGCATCCCGGCGCAATTCTATGGCAGCTACGCAGTGCCCAGCTTCCCGCAGGTCGTTGCGGCGCTGCGCGGCCTCGCTCCGCTGCCTGCGGGGTCGATACCGCTCTTCGGCCAGGTTCTCTATGCCGGCAGCCCCGCGCTGCAGGCCGCAGCGCCTCCCGGGTCGCCGCTGTTCAACTATCTGAACACGCCGCTCGCGGGCTTCACTGCCGGGCAGGGGAACAATAACGACGACTTCCGCGTGAAGACCGACGCGATCGCGCTGTTCACGCATAACATCATCAACGTCACCGATCAGCTTTCGCTGACGCTCGGCGCGCGTTGGAACCATGAGAGCAAGAAGCTCGACGCCAGCATCAACAACAATACGGCGACGTGCGGCTTCTTCTACAGCCAGGACCCGCGCGCGGTCGCCTATCGCCAGGCGATCCAGGCTGCGAATCCGGAGTTGTTCGCCAACTTCTTCCTGCTGAGCTGCAATCCGGCGCTGAACACCGAATTCAACGGCGACTACAGCCACGACCGTGAAGAGAACGAGATCACCGGCACGGTGAAGCTCGCCTATGAATTCTCGCCGCGCGTGCTTGCCTATGCGAGCTACGACCGCGGCTACAAGTCGGGCGGCTACAACCTCGATCAGGCGGCGTTCGACACGGTGCTTCTCGGCGGCGACGGCCCGCAGGGCAGCGACCTCGAATTCGGCGCCGAAACGGTCGATTCCTACGAGATCGGCATCAAGACAAGCTTCAGCAACAGCTTCACGCTGAACGTCGCCGGTTTCTACGCCAAGTACAACGATCTCCAGTCGCTGGTCTTCAGCGGCTCGAATTTCGTCGTCCAGAACATCGATTCCTCGACGTCGAAGGGCATCGAGGCCGAAGCGATCATCCAGCCGATCCAGGAACTCGTGGTGCGCTTCGGCTACACCTATCTCGATGCGCAGTACGACTCGAGCAACGATTTCACCGGCACTCCGCTGGCGGGGCTCGAAGGGCGGCAGATCCAGAACCAGCCGCAGAATGTCGTCAACGCGGCGCTCAGCTGGACCCCGCCGATCACCAACCGTCTGAACGGCCTGTTCCATGTCGACATGCGCTATCAGAGCGCGGTCGAGATCGCGGGTCGCGATCCGATCAATCCGGATCGCGGTCTGGTGCGCAACGAAGGCTATCCGCTGGTAAGCGCCCGGATCGGGCTCCAGACCGACGACGGCAAGATCCGCGGCGAATTCTACGTCGAGAATCTGACCAACGAATATTACCACATCACCGGCTTCGCCGTTCCCGAGCAGACCGGGACCTATGCGGGCTATCCGGGTACGCCGCGCTTCTACGGCGTCCGGGCGCGCTTCGGCTTCTGA
- the folE gene encoding GTP cyclohydrolase I FolE, producing the protein MHDDHDGPEDGDIVSAMPKIPVPDEVADAIRTLIRWAGDDPEREGLLDTPKRVARAWKEYCQGYGEDPAHHLSRVFEEVGGYDEIVLLNGIPFQSHCEHHMAPIVGKASIAYLPRDHVVGISKLARVLHGYARRLQVQERLTAEVADCIWQHLNPVGVAVVIEATHACMTARGVRTPGVGMVTSRMMGVFREDARSREEVLKLMGY; encoded by the coding sequence ATGCACGACGATCACGACGGACCGGAAGACGGCGACATCGTTTCGGCGATGCCGAAGATTCCCGTGCCCGACGAAGTCGCCGATGCGATCCGGACGCTGATCCGCTGGGCCGGCGACGATCCCGAGCGCGAGGGGCTGCTCGATACGCCCAAGCGCGTCGCGCGCGCCTGGAAGGAATATTGCCAGGGCTATGGCGAGGATCCGGCGCACCATCTCAGCCGCGTGTTCGAGGAAGTGGGCGGCTATGACGAGATCGTTCTGCTCAACGGAATTCCCTTCCAGTCGCATTGCGAGCACCATATGGCTCCGATCGTCGGCAAGGCGTCGATCGCCTATCTCCCGCGCGACCATGTCGTCGGCATTTCGAAGCTGGCGCGCGTGCTCCACGGCTATGCCCGCCGGCTCCAGGTCCAGGAGCGGCTCACCGCCGAAGTCGCCGACTGCATTTGGCAGCATCTCAATCCCGTCGGGGTCGCAGTGGTGATCGAGGCGACTCATGCTTGTATGACCGCGCGCGGCGTGCGTACGCCCGGCGTCGGCATGGTGACGAGCCGGATGATGGGCGTCTTCCGCGAAGACGCGCGCAGCCGCGAGGAAGTGCTCAAGCTGATGGGCTATTGA
- a CDS encoding SDR family oxidoreductase, translated as MPETVLVTGASRRIGAAIARHLGRAGWSVAIHHHGSPDEAGAVAAEIRAAGGRATTLAGELEDPATPAALVEGARAAFEMPLRALVNNASLFSWDSHRLADYALLDTHMRVNLGAPVALAAALAAQTDLDEGAVVNLLDQKVGNLNPDFFTYSCSKVALAGATEMLAQALAPRIRVNAVSPGLTLPSLDQSEEEFAQTCGENLLRRRVALDDIAATVAHLLSARSITGQNVYVDCGQHLVRADGDVMFTTRERPDA; from the coding sequence ATGCCGGAAACCGTGCTCGTCACCGGCGCCTCGCGCCGCATCGGCGCGGCGATCGCGCGCCATCTCGGCCGGGCCGGTTGGTCGGTCGCGATCCATCACCACGGCTCGCCCGATGAAGCAGGTGCCGTCGCCGCCGAGATCCGCGCGGCCGGCGGCCGGGCGACCACCCTGGCGGGCGAGCTTGAGGACCCCGCCACCCCGGCAGCGCTGGTGGAAGGCGCCCGCGCGGCGTTCGAGATGCCGCTTCGCGCGCTGGTCAACAATGCGTCGCTGTTCAGCTGGGACAGCCATCGCCTCGCCGACTATGCGCTGCTCGACACGCATATGCGCGTGAACCTGGGCGCGCCCGTCGCGCTGGCCGCCGCGCTCGCCGCGCAGACCGACCTCGACGAGGGGGCGGTGGTGAACCTGCTCGACCAGAAGGTCGGCAACCTCAATCCGGATTTCTTCACCTACAGCTGCTCGAAAGTGGCGCTCGCTGGCGCGACAGAGATGCTTGCGCAGGCGCTCGCGCCGCGCATCCGCGTCAACGCCGTGTCCCCGGGCCTCACTCTTCCCAGCCTCGATCAGAGCGAGGAGGAGTTCGCGCAGACCTGCGGCGAGAATCTGTTGCGCCGCCGGGTCGCGCTCGACGACATCGCCGCCACCGTCGCGCACCTCCTGTCGGCGCGCAGCATCACCGGCCAGAACGTCTATGTCGATTGCGGCCAGCATCTGGTACGCGCCGACGGTGACGTGATGTTCACGACGCGCGAGCGGCCCGATGCCTGA
- a CDS encoding dihydroneopterin aldolase, with the protein MAPAPAPGRYVTILEGLEVTMGLGIHAHERAAPQRVLLSVWLSCDYGARPDDRINAVVDYDFLREGIHRLVAKGHIELQETLCEEVAELAFGDPRVTEVRVRSMKPDVYPDAAVGCEIVRGR; encoded by the coding sequence ATGGCTCCGGCACCCGCCCCCGGCCGCTACGTCACCATCCTCGAGGGGCTCGAAGTGACGATGGGCCTCGGCATCCATGCGCATGAGCGCGCGGCGCCGCAGCGCGTGCTGCTATCGGTCTGGCTGAGCTGCGACTATGGCGCGCGCCCGGACGACCGGATCAACGCGGTGGTCGACTATGATTTCCTGCGCGAGGGCATCCACCGGCTCGTCGCGAAAGGCCATATCGAACTTCAGGAAACGCTCTGCGAGGAAGTCGCCGAGCTGGCATTCGGCGATCCGCGAGTCACCGAGGTACGGGTGCGCTCGATGAAACCCGACGTGTATCCGGATGCCGCGGTCGGCTGCGAAATCGTGCGCGGCCGCTGA
- a CDS encoding SLC13 family permease, protein MSNPFAPLIEGHGDVIGLILLFGLFVLFALERLPPVVLAVAGGVAMMALGFLDAEELLRVFGNPAPITIAAMFVISGALLRTGTLEEVSGWVIRRTQRRPRLALGEIGLGTMVASAFMNNTPVVIVMIPIIKRLARLLRISATRLLIPLSYVSILGGTLTLIGTSTNLLVAGVAAGQGQPAFGVFEITGVGLVVALAGTVFLAIAGPLLLPDREALPLAEQGESDSYLSHLVLNADSAFVGERIDESALERRQGIRVLAMQRGLTLYRKDFEAMVLQPGDQLVVAASPAELASLAESNDFRVGLTGVGGGITMAGPMRDPDAQLIEAVVSPSHPIIGRRLAEIPFLSRLKLRVLGLARPRHVAGPDLAEVRVRAGDRLLIAAGADAATALQRNTNLAQVTQAPARAFKRSKAPIAILTLAGVVGFAALFGFPIEALALAGVAVVLVTRCVEPEEAWGAIDGNTLVLIFGMLAFGLGLQNAGTVELLVSWVEPLLANASPLMLLIGVYALTSLLTETVTNNAVAVIMTPIVIGLAEALGVDPREMIVAVMFGASASFATPIGYQTNTLVYGATNYRFTDFLKIGLPMNVVVGLTACVAISFWF, encoded by the coding sequence ATGAGTAATCCCTTTGCCCCGCTGATCGAGGGCCATGGCGACGTCATCGGCCTGATCCTGCTGTTTGGGCTTTTTGTGCTGTTCGCGCTCGAACGCTTGCCCCCGGTCGTGCTGGCGGTCGCGGGCGGCGTGGCGATGATGGCGCTCGGATTTCTCGACGCCGAGGAACTGCTGCGCGTGTTCGGCAATCCGGCGCCGATCACCATCGCGGCAATGTTCGTGATCTCCGGCGCGCTGCTGCGGACCGGCACGCTCGAGGAGGTTTCCGGCTGGGTCATTCGCCGCACCCAGCGTCGGCCGCGCCTCGCCCTGGGTGAGATCGGCCTCGGTACGATGGTGGCGTCGGCGTTCATGAACAACACGCCGGTGGTGATCGTGATGATCCCGATCATCAAGCGGCTCGCACGGCTGCTGCGCATTTCGGCGACGCGATTGCTGATCCCGCTTTCCTACGTCTCGATCCTCGGCGGCACGCTGACGCTGATCGGAACGTCGACCAACCTGCTGGTCGCGGGTGTCGCTGCGGGTCAGGGGCAGCCCGCGTTCGGTGTGTTCGAGATAACCGGGGTGGGGCTGGTGGTCGCATTGGCCGGAACCGTGTTCCTGGCGATCGCCGGACCGCTGCTCTTGCCCGACCGCGAGGCGCTGCCGCTGGCGGAACAGGGCGAGAGCGACAGCTATCTCTCGCACCTCGTGCTGAATGCGGACAGCGCCTTCGTCGGCGAGCGGATCGACGAAAGCGCACTGGAGCGGCGGCAGGGCATCCGAGTGCTGGCCATGCAGCGCGGGCTGACGCTCTATCGCAAGGATTTCGAGGCGATGGTGCTGCAGCCGGGCGACCAGCTGGTCGTGGCGGCGAGCCCGGCCGAACTCGCATCGCTCGCCGAATCGAACGATTTCCGGGTGGGCCTCACCGGCGTGGGGGGCGGGATCACCATGGCCGGCCCGATGCGCGACCCGGATGCCCAGCTGATCGAGGCGGTCGTATCGCCCTCGCATCCGATCATCGGGCGGCGGCTGGCGGAGATTCCGTTCCTCTCGCGGCTGAAACTGCGCGTGCTCGGCCTTGCGCGCCCGCGGCACGTGGCCGGCCCCGATCTTGCCGAAGTACGTGTGCGCGCGGGCGACCGGCTGCTCATCGCCGCCGGCGCCGACGCCGCGACGGCACTTCAGCGCAACACCAATCTCGCGCAGGTCACGCAAGCGCCTGCGCGTGCGTTCAAGCGCAGCAAGGCGCCGATCGCGATCCTCACGCTCGCCGGTGTCGTCGGCTTCGCAGCACTGTTCGGTTTTCCGATCGAGGCGCTGGCGCTGGCCGGGGTGGCGGTCGTGCTGGTGACGCGCTGCGTCGAGCCGGAGGAGGCGTGGGGAGCGATCGACGGCAACACGCTCGTGCTGATCTTCGGGATGCTGGCGTTCGGGCTGGGGCTCCAGAATGCCGGCACGGTGGAGCTGCTCGTTTCATGGGTGGAGCCGCTGCTCGCCAACGCCTCGCCGCTGATGCTGCTGATCGGCGTCTATGCGCTCACCAGCCTGCTGACCGAAACGGTGACCAACAACGCCGTCGCAGTGATCATGACTCCGATCGTGATCGGTCTTGCCGAAGCGCTGGGCGTCGATCCCCGCGAGATGATCGTCGCGGTGATGTTCGGCGCCAGCGCAAGCTTCGCAACGCCGATCGGTTATCAGACGAATACGCTCGTCTATGGCGCGACCAACTATCGGTTCACCGACTTCCTCAAGATCGGGCTGCCGATGAACGTTGTCGTCGGTCTGACGGCCTGCGTGGCGATCAGCTTCTGGTTCTGA
- the leuA gene encoding 2-isopropylmalate synthase — MLRDPSSKYRPFPQIDLPDRQWPSRTVTHAPRWLSTDLRDGNQALIDPMDGEKKTRFFDLLVKVGLKEIEVGFPSAGQTEFDFISGLVRSGRIPDDVTVQVLTQSRRDLIERSFESLRGAPRAIVHLYNAVSPAWRRIVFNMGRDEVREIAVAGAKVLRDEAAKQPGTDWHFEYSPETFSTAELDFSVEVCAAVMEILRPTPEKPLILNLPATVEAAMPNVYADQVEWFCRNVPNRESVVISLHTHNDRGTGVAASELGLLAGADRVEGCLFGNGERTGNVDLVTLGLNLYTQGIDPKLDFSNIDDVIRTVEYCNALPVHPRHPYAGDLVFTAFSGSHQDAIKKGFAAQAARNDTHWDVPYLPIDPADLGRSYEAVIRVNSQSGKGGVAWVLEQDRGLKLPKRMQADFSRHVQRLADETSRELNAADIGALFDAVYLPGERDRFALLDYEEHGAPGARVFVGRVQVDGAEKSISGRGNGLISGVIAALESSTGPALDVVDYSEHAIGTGADAQAAAYVECRTPDGRTVFGVGLDADVATASVRAVLSAANRAGAE, encoded by the coding sequence ATGTTGCGCGATCCTTCCTCCAAATACCGTCCCTTTCCGCAGATCGACTTGCCCGATCGTCAGTGGCCGAGCCGCACCGTCACGCATGCGCCGCGCTGGCTCTCCACCGATTTGCGCGACGGCAATCAGGCGCTGATCGATCCGATGGACGGGGAGAAGAAGACTCGCTTCTTCGACTTGCTGGTGAAGGTGGGCCTCAAGGAGATCGAAGTAGGCTTCCCCTCGGCAGGACAGACCGAATTCGACTTCATCTCGGGCCTCGTCCGCTCGGGCCGGATTCCCGATGACGTGACGGTGCAGGTGCTGACGCAATCGCGCCGCGATTTGATCGAGCGCAGCTTCGAAAGCCTGCGCGGCGCGCCGCGCGCGATCGTTCACCTCTATAATGCTGTCTCGCCGGCATGGCGGCGCATCGTTTTCAACATGGGGCGCGACGAAGTGCGCGAGATCGCGGTCGCGGGCGCCAAGGTGCTGCGCGACGAGGCGGCGAAGCAGCCCGGCACCGACTGGCATTTCGAGTATAGCCCCGAGACCTTCTCGACTGCCGAGCTCGATTTCTCGGTCGAGGTCTGCGCGGCGGTGATGGAGATCCTGCGGCCTACGCCGGAGAAGCCGCTGATCCTCAATCTGCCCGCCACCGTCGAAGCGGCGATGCCGAACGTCTATGCCGATCAGGTCGAATGGTTCTGCCGCAACGTGCCGAACCGCGAGAGCGTTGTCATCAGCCTGCACACCCACAATGATCGCGGCACCGGCGTCGCCGCGTCGGAGTTGGGGCTGCTCGCGGGCGCCGATCGAGTGGAAGGTTGCCTGTTCGGCAACGGCGAGCGCACCGGCAATGTCGATCTGGTGACGCTGGGGCTCAATCTCTACACCCAGGGGATCGATCCGAAGCTCGATTTCTCGAACATCGACGACGTGATCCGCACCGTCGAATATTGCAACGCGCTGCCGGTCCATCCGCGGCATCCCTATGCCGGCGATCTCGTCTTCACTGCCTTTTCCGGCAGTCATCAGGACGCGATCAAGAAGGGCTTCGCAGCCCAGGCGGCGCGCAACGACACGCATTGGGACGTCCCCTATCTGCCGATCGATCCCGCGGATCTCGGCCGCAGCTACGAAGCGGTGATCCGAGTGAACTCGCAGAGCGGGAAGGGCGGCGTTGCCTGGGTGCTCGAGCAGGACCGCGGGCTGAAGCTGCCCAAGCGGATGCAGGCCGATTTCAGCCGCCACGTCCAGCGCCTCGCCGATGAGACCAGCCGCGAGCTCAACGCGGCCGATATCGGCGCCTTGTTCGACGCCGTCTATCTGCCGGGAGAGCGCGATCGCTTCGCATTGCTCGACTATGAGGAGCATGGCGCGCCCGGAGCGCGGGTGTTCGTCGGCCGGGTGCAGGTGGACGGCGCAGAGAAGTCGATCAGCGGCCGTGGCAACGGCCTGATCTCGGGCGTGATCGCGGCGCTGGAGAGTTCGACCGGCCCCGCGCTCGACGTGGTCGATTACAGCGAACATGCGATCGGCACCGGCGCCGATGCCCAGGCTGCGGCCTATGTCGAGTGCCGCACGCCCGATGGCCGGACGGTGTTCGGCGTGGGGCTGGATGCCGACGTCGCGACCGCCAGCGTCCGAGCGGTGCTGAGCGCGGCCAACCGCGCAGGCGCGGAGTGA
- a CDS encoding BLUF domain-containing protein yields the protein MLQLVYVSSARPTGGAVNAAAILNASRRNNRRDGITGLLYSDGRRFLQALEGPEDAVQQTFERIQGDSRHRAIVVLSRRHIEAREFGAWDMAHLDEAAETDSFMRRISKLAAGASPDVRATFEGFAEVRRQA from the coding sequence ATGTTGCAGCTCGTGTACGTCAGCAGCGCCCGGCCCACAGGCGGCGCGGTGAACGCTGCCGCGATCCTCAACGCATCGCGCCGCAACAACCGCCGCGACGGCATCACCGGGCTGCTCTATTCCGACGGCCGACGGTTTCTCCAGGCGCTCGAAGGCCCCGAGGACGCGGTGCAGCAGACGTTCGAGCGGATCCAGGGGGATTCCCGCCATCGCGCAATCGTCGTCCTCTCCCGCCGCCACATCGAGGCACGCGAATTCGGCGCGTGGGATATGGCGCATCTCGACGAAGCGGCCGAGACCGACTCGTTCATGCGCCGCATCTCGAAGCTCGCGGCCGGCGCGTCACCGGATGTCCGGGCGACGTTCGAAGGCTTTGCCGAGGTGCGCCGGCAGGCGTGA
- a CDS encoding Gfo/Idh/MocA family protein: protein MKPRIGFLGTGWIGRHRMEAMLESAAIEAIGIADPSPEMAQQAAQLAPHAQVVDGLAALLALEPDGIAIATPSALHADQSIAALERGLAVFCQKPLGRTAGEAKAVVEAARTADRLLAVDFSYRYTEGMRRIAELVRGGDLGRLYAADLVFHNAYGPDKPWFYDAAQSGGGCVMDLGVHLVDLALWLFGEDVSEVSSRLYAKGDPLKPGDARVEDYAVAQLTLAGGASVRLACSWRLDAGQDAVIAADFHGTEGGAALRNVNGSFYDFTAEHFRGTAREMLASPPDAWGGRAAVDWAQRLVAGERFDPTAQELVRVAAVLDRIYGR, encoded by the coding sequence ATGAAGCCTCGGATCGGATTCCTCGGCACCGGCTGGATCGGGCGGCATCGCATGGAGGCGATGCTGGAAAGCGCGGCGATCGAGGCGATCGGCATCGCCGATCCCTCGCCGGAAATGGCACAGCAGGCGGCGCAGCTCGCGCCCCACGCCCAGGTGGTCGACGGTCTCGCCGCGCTGCTGGCGCTCGAGCCGGACGGCATCGCCATTGCGACACCCAGCGCGCTCCATGCGGATCAGTCGATCGCGGCGCTGGAGCGCGGCCTCGCGGTGTTCTGCCAGAAGCCGCTCGGCCGGACGGCAGGGGAGGCGAAGGCGGTAGTGGAGGCGGCGCGGACCGCCGACCGGCTGCTCGCCGTCGACTTCTCCTATCGCTACACCGAGGGGATGCGCCGTATCGCCGAACTGGTGCGCGGCGGCGATCTGGGGCGGCTCTACGCAGCCGATTTGGTGTTCCACAACGCCTATGGGCCCGACAAACCCTGGTTCTATGACGCGGCGCAATCCGGTGGTGGCTGCGTGATGGACCTAGGTGTTCATCTGGTCGATCTCGCGCTGTGGCTGTTCGGCGAGGATGTGTCGGAGGTCTCTTCCCGGCTCTATGCGAAAGGCGATCCGCTGAAGCCCGGCGACGCGCGTGTCGAGGATTATGCCGTTGCGCAGCTCACGCTCGCAGGTGGCGCCTCGGTGCGGCTTGCCTGTTCGTGGCGGCTCGATGCCGGGCAGGACGCCGTGATCGCCGCCGACTTCCACGGCACCGAAGGCGGCGCGGCGCTGCGCAACGTGAACGGCTCCTTCTACGATTTCACTGCCGAGCATTTCCGTGGCACCGCGCGGGAGATGCTTGCGTCGCCGCCGGATGCCTGGGGCGGACGCGCTGCGGTCGATTGGGCGCAGCGGCTGGTGGCGGGCGAGCGGTTCGATCCGACTGCACAGGAACTGGTCCGGGTCGCCGCGGTGCTCGATCGCATCTATGGTCGCTAG
- a CDS encoding MDR/zinc-dependent alcohol dehydrogenase-like family protein translates to MNDMQAAVLTGPQELKIETVPVPEPRAGEVRLRLEGCGVCASNLTPWEGPEWMRFPTEPGDLGHEGWGVVEAVGEGVTVLAVGDRVAALSFRSFAERDIAKADAVVKLPPELADQPFPGEPLGCAFNIFRRSDIRAGQTVAIVGIGFLGAVLTRLASEAGARVIAISRRQSSLDLARHYGAAETIVMDDHWAIIERVKELTGEALCERVIECVGKQWPLDLSGELVGFGGKLIVAGYHQDGPRQVNMQMWNWKGIDVVNAHERDPEVSLQGIREAVDAVASGRLDPTPLYTHRFRLDQLDQALDATRDKPDGFVKALVTYA, encoded by the coding sequence ATGAATGACATGCAAGCGGCCGTTCTCACCGGGCCGCAGGAATTGAAGATCGAGACCGTGCCCGTTCCCGAGCCGCGTGCAGGAGAGGTGCGGCTGCGGCTCGAAGGCTGCGGGGTATGCGCATCCAATCTCACTCCCTGGGAGGGGCCCGAGTGGATGCGTTTTCCGACCGAGCCGGGCGATCTCGGCCATGAAGGCTGGGGTGTCGTCGAAGCGGTGGGTGAGGGCGTGACGGTTCTCGCCGTCGGTGACCGGGTCGCCGCGCTGTCGTTCCGCAGCTTCGCCGAACGCGACATTGCGAAGGCCGACGCAGTGGTGAAGCTGCCGCCCGAGCTGGCGGATCAGCCGTTTCCCGGCGAGCCGCTGGGATGCGCGTTCAATATCTTTCGTCGCAGCGACATTCGCGCGGGCCAGACGGTGGCGATCGTCGGCATCGGATTTCTGGGGGCGGTGCTCACGCGGCTGGCGAGCGAGGCCGGCGCGCGCGTGATCGCCATCTCGCGGCGGCAATCGTCGCTCGATCTCGCGCGCCACTATGGCGCCGCCGAGACGATCGTGATGGACGATCATTGGGCGATCATCGAACGGGTGAAGGAACTAACGGGCGAGGCGCTGTGCGAGCGCGTGATCGAATGCGTCGGCAAGCAATGGCCGCTCGACCTTTCGGGCGAACTGGTCGGCTTCGGCGGGAAGCTGATCGTCGCCGGCTATCATCAGGACGGGCCGCGTCAGGTGAACATGCAGATGTGGAACTGGAAGGGAATCGACGTGGTGAACGCGCACGAGCGCGATCCCGAGGTGTCGCTCCAGGGCATCCGCGAAGCGGTCGATGCCGTGGCCAGCGGCCGTCTCGATCCGACGCCGCTCTACACCCACCGCTTTCGGCTCGATCAACTCGATCAGGCGCTCGACGCGACACGGGATAAGCCGGATGGCTTCGTCAAGGCGCTGGTGACCTACGCATGA
- a CDS encoding DUF2945 domain-containing protein, with translation MADKFHAGDRVTWNAHGGTAHGEVVRKQTSDTKIKGHQVRASEEDPQYIVESDNGGRASHKPSALEPE, from the coding sequence ATGGCAGACAAATTCCACGCGGGGGACCGCGTGACGTGGAACGCGCACGGCGGCACCGCGCATGGCGAGGTCGTCCGCAAGCAGACGAGTGACACGAAAATCAAGGGCCATCAGGTGCGTGCATCCGAGGAAGATCCGCAGTACATCGTCGAGAGCGACAACGGCGGACGAGCCTCACACAAGCCGTCGGCGCTCGAACCGGAATAG
- a CDS encoding SWIB/MDM2 domain-containing protein: MAETKAKGGARGGIAKPVTPSPELAAVVGSGPLPRSEIVSKMWDYIKKNDLQNPENKREILADDKLKPIFGKDKVTMFEMNKHISNHVK, encoded by the coding sequence ATGGCGGAGACGAAAGCAAAGGGCGGAGCGCGTGGTGGAATCGCGAAGCCAGTGACTCCCTCGCCCGAACTGGCCGCGGTCGTGGGCTCGGGACCGCTGCCGCGCAGCGAGATCGTCAGCAAGATGTGGGACTATATCAAGAAGAACGACCTTCAGAATCCCGAGAACAAGCGGGAAATCCTCGCCGACGACAAGCTGAAGCCCATCTTCGGCAAGGACAAGGTCACGATGTTCGAGATGAACAAGCACATCAGCAATCACGTGAAGTGA